CATTATAACTTtgcttattttataattttcagaGGTCTTATCCTCTTCTCAGGAACATAGACAgctaaaaatttgttttgatgctATCATCTTTCATATGATGGTTATAGGAGGGGGAGGAGTATGCTAAAGAAAATGGCATGTCTTTCTTTGAAACTTCAGCGAAAACCGCACAGAATGTCAATGAGCTCTTCTATGAAATAggtaaaacaataatttaacaTCCACCATCTTAAATATTTTGGCAAAGAAGCAGTGTCTCACAATACATGTTTTAAGAACATATACATTTGACTTTTGGCTGAGACATGATTTTTTCCAATTGTATGTTCTGAAGTTCTGGCCATTTGTTATGTTAAAGGAGACCAACATTGAGAAGGTGAAAACAAGAGGCAGTTTTGCAATTGAAAgtaaatataagaaataaaaaaaaataatcttaaacCAAACATACCTTTATAAATGAGTTTTACCCAATAGATCTTCAGGGGGAAATTTCTTTCTTCCTCTTGCTGCACTAATCGCCTCTGCAAATTCTTCTGGTTGTGAAATTCTAGACCTTGACATCTGAATATGGTGACCCTAATGACTTAATGCTCATATTAAGATTCTTATATCCTAACTTactgaaacaaatattttgcagCTAAGAGATTGGCAAAAGCCAACCCTGCACGTCAGACTGGAATCAAGCTGCATGGCAGCACACGAGAAACTGGAAGAAGCCGGTTTTGTTGTTCTTAAGCTTAATGGCATGTCCTAATCTTTTGTAAGATATGTGCTATATATTGTACTCAAACTCACTCAAAAAGAAGATATGTTTGTTCAGTGTACATTGTAAGATCTCATGCCCAAGAACTTTTCATTTTAAGCTCTCACATGCAAAGCTTTTTTTTTAAGCTCTCACATGcaaagcttttttttttaagctCTAAACTTGTTGGTCTACTAAGGTTTCTAACTTAGCgttctttaattaaaattgtaaacatTTTAATATTGTAACACTGCATGCTTGCTCTTGATCTTAGTTTAGAGACTAGTTTACAAATGCTTAAAAGAATATGTGAAGCCCtaatatgaaaatttataaataaaattaaaggatTATTATGTGAAGCCCTAATCTAGCTTGTTAGAGAAGATTGATACATGAAGAATGAAAAGACTTCATTCAATGAGAGCAAGAGAGACATTTTGATGAAACAACTCAAACAAAGCAAATTATGAATGCTTGAGAAAGCAGGTCTGCTCAATCAAAATCTAGAAGTTGCTGTCTAGAATCACAGAGCTGTTGCTATAAGATGAGTTAGCTGATATTTATCAGAACCTGAGAAACTTTTTTGCAAAATTGTTCTACAATTTCCAAAATAATTTTACCATTTAAAAACCCCCTGCAAAGTTCAAATGGGGaatatcaaaaataataataataacagcaGCATCAATGGGAGAAGGAAAACAAAATATTCTTCACAAGACGAGAAATATGCTTTTTGAATTTGTCCTTTTAGAGATGGAATGGGAACTGCAACACTATTTCCTTCCTCTATAAAATTACAGCTGCTCGGAAGAAAAACAGAAGAGAAGCCTGGTTAAAATGAAAAGCAAGAAGAAAGGAAGAGATTCATATGTGCTTTCATTGGAGTGtgatcttttaattttatgtagAGCTTATATTTGTATATCTGTTTAGAGCTACACTATTTTGTTCTAAAATCTGTGAGGATGAATTGTTGCTAGCCAGCTGGAGAGGCTGGagttgaagaaaataaaactacTTGCTTTGCTGTTATTAGCTTAGAGAAGCTAAAGTTGAAAAAAAACTTCCTATCATGGTTTTGACGAAAAATATACATAACTAGCTGAGAGAGACTAGGTGGATCATATAACACTTGGGGTTTGACAGTGGAGAATCTCATGTCATGTTCAGCTGTATCAAGCCAATCAAAACGCCACATTGGATATTAAACAAGTGTAGAAATCACTTGAACACCATCTTTTTCAACAAGGCCAATCAAACAATAATTCGACATTATTTGTACAAATTATAcaactataaaataatatattttaatacacTAATAACATTGTACACAGGGGGGAGGAGGGGATTAGGGTTGAGCAAAAGCTCTGAAACAATAGCGCCCATCTCAATATCCTTTCAGCCTCAACTCAAAGAGAGTAAGCATATCGTCAATTTGTGTTACAACTTACAGCTACTTTTACAACAattcgaagaaaaaaaatgaattgatacCGCGGGTATCCTATAGTAGCGTCAGATTGTCAACCAACACAGATAAGACCACCCTATGAATATGATGACTTAGTACAGGCCCAAAGAAGTAAACAGTTTGCAACAAAAGAACCACCTGGTGTATATTAGATTGAAGTGAGATCATCATAATGAATGCAATCAAGCATATGAGGGAGGAGTATTTATTCAATTTGTTACTGTCATTTACCTTATATTCCTCTCAAGGCAGCAAGCCTAGTTGCTAAATCATCATAGTCAGGCAAGTTGGGATGCACATGCCGAGCTTCGTGCGATCTATCTGGCTGAAATGAAGCAGCACGAAGAAATTCTTTCTTAGCTTCTACTACTCTAGTTTGTTCACGCGGAAGGGAAACTGATCGTAGGGCAAGAGTAACAATCTCTGGTGTCTCATCAGACCCATCTCCACTTCCATTCTGCAGTTGCTCTCTCTTTGAATTATCCATTTTATGTGCATGGTGACTTTTTGACTTATTTCGTACTCGTTCAGGCACTATACTTGAAGGTTTTTTACTATAATGAATCAGtaatttatctattattttttcCTCTGCAGCATTTTGATGCTGCTCATCATCAAACAAATTTTGCAGACCACGTCTTGATTCAGCTCGTCTCCTACTTCTGCTCCTTGCTTTTCTCGCAAGTTCAGTATCTGCATTAGGGGAATCGTAGTGACTAGATCGTGATCTCGAGTGCTTTCGCCTTGTAGATTTTGGTTTTACCATAGGGATTTCTTTAGCATCTTCACAAAAATATAATTCCTTTTTATGACTCTGTTTCATCAGTTTCTCGTGTCTACTGGCCTGCCAATCCAGGTCAGAATTATCCAAACCTATTCGGATCCTCTCTGACATAGATGCAGCATCAGAGTTCTCATGAACTGAAGGACATGTAAAGAAGCCGTCGCTGTCAGTATGTGAAGATACTACATTGACTCCATGTGATTTGTTCTGATGCTTAGATATATGTTTAACATACGGAGGTGGAATGGCCTTACTATAGCAAGGCTTTAGCATACGCTTTTCATCATTTTGAACTGTTCTCTCAGGTTTATCAGTATCTGGCGTGCCAAGAAGATTAACAACACATGGCTCCTTCACACTACTCCTGAAACGTGATCCTATTCTACTAGCAGTTGTAGTGTCCTGGCTTATTCTTGGTGGGGTTGGACTCCCCCAACTGTTGGGCAGCTTGCAACCACCTTCAAACTGTTCCATAGTTTTCTCATGAAATGAATGTCCATTTGGTTTTACCATATTATCATCCTTCCAATAGCTTCTATCACTCTTTGTAGCAGTATCCTCTAACATTCCTGTTAATGAATTATCATTGCCATCCTTTTTCCCAAGGACTTCACGACCATTTAGTGGCTTGAATCCATTTTCAGGGACTGTGGATTTATAATGAAGATCATGATCATCTCTGTTTAGGATAACAGCTTCCTTGCCATTCTCCAACAAAACATCATTCTTTACATCTTTCTGGTTACCATTCTTGCTGAGTGATGATATATGATTATCAAACAAATTGTTACACATACTAGCACTCTGGCCCTGTTTATTACAAGTTATAACAATTTCAGGTACGTTCTTAAAATTTTAGCTAAGTATTCGATCTTACATTGAAGCTGgtaaaaaatgaaaaggaatACAGAAAAATGCACCTGTGCAAATGCAGAGGATCTTGACATCCTTAGTTCGAAAGCCTTGGAGTCCCAATTTATTGAGAACTCTGATGCAATTTCCTGCATCAAGCAGACTTTCCTTTCCAATGTAGAAGACT
This portion of the Cicer arietinum cultivar CDC Frontier isolate Library 1 unplaced genomic scaffold, Cicar.CDCFrontier_v2.0 Ca_scaffold_6232_v2.0, whole genome shotgun sequence genome encodes:
- the LOC101495148 gene encoding uncharacterized protein, whose protein sequence is MLEGILGRTFAAKCKSYVKLTKNRIEVIRRKRRATEKFLKKDIADLLHSGLDINAYGRAEGLLVELTLSSCYGFVEKSCELVLKHLSVMQKLSGCPEECRVAVSSLMFAAARFSDLPELRDLRQIFQERYGSSLECFVNPEFAANLNIKSSTLERKVCLMQEIASEFSINWDSKAFELRMSRSSAFAQGQSASMCNNLFDNHISSLSKNGNQKDVKNDVLLENGKEAVILNRDDHDLHYKSTVPENGFKPLNGREVLGKKDGNDNSLTGMLEDTATKSDRSYWKDDNMVKPNGHSFHEKTMEQFEGGCKLPNSWGSPTPPRISQDTTTASRIGSRFRSSVKEPCVVNLLGTPDTDKPERTVQNDEKRMLKPCYSKAIPPPYVKHISKHQNKSHGVNVVSSHTDSDGFFTCPSVHENSDAASMSERIRIGLDNSDLDWQASRHEKLMKQSHKKELYFCEDAKEIPMVKPKSTRRKHSRSRSSHYDSPNADTELARKARSRSRRRAESRRGLQNLFDDEQHQNAAEEKIIDKLLIHYSKKPSSIVPERVRNKSKSHHAHKMDNSKREQLQNGSGDGSDETPEIVTLALRSVSLPREQTRVVEAKKEFLRAASFQPDRSHEARHVHPNLPDYDDLATRLAALRGI